From the genome of Chania multitudinisentens RB-25, one region includes:
- a CDS encoding PilN domain-containing protein, with product MYQVNLLSWRIRAQRQRYRFWLCVFSIQLLIALAIPTTAFFWLRYQQEQQQRTVQALTQQHQVLAERLQQTQQVMATLARLTAKEARRQQNEIHNQRYLRLLQQLAAVIPDQLWLIALEENANGISLRGFSQHYAAIAQFEQRLAALPWLQGQRVAEVTQHKDGILIFTLTARWGKDG from the coding sequence ATGTATCAGGTTAATCTTTTATCCTGGCGCATTAGGGCACAACGGCAGCGTTATAGGTTTTGGCTGTGCGTATTCAGTATTCAGTTGCTGATTGCCTTGGCGATCCCAACCACGGCTTTCTTTTGGTTACGCTATCAACAAGAACAGCAACAGCGAACCGTACAAGCACTGACGCAGCAGCATCAGGTCTTGGCCGAGCGTTTACAACAGACGCAACAGGTGATGGCTACTCTGGCTCGGTTAACCGCAAAGGAAGCACGTCGTCAGCAAAATGAAATACATAACCAGCGTTACCTGCGTTTGTTACAACAGCTTGCGGCGGTGATTCCTGACCAGCTATGGCTCATTGCGCTGGAGGAAAATGCAAATGGTATCTCTTTACGGGGTTTTAGCCAGCACTACGCCGCTATCGCCCAGTTTGAACAGCGGTTGGCTGCCTTACCTTGGTTACAGGGCCAGCGTGTAGCGGAAGTGACGCAGCATAAAGACGGGATATTGATTTTTACCTTGACGGCGCGGTGGGGAAAAGATGGATAA
- a CDS encoding DNA utilization family protein: protein MSKSYWLWLMFSIPVLAEPQRDPFQLPSAISCVLPVISPADWQLKGTIGEAGSRHGWVVTPQGQWLKLLPQQILLDSVWQVAHIQARQLEFGVVGVERACPPTTSGIVLKLGKP, encoded by the coding sequence ATGAGTAAAAGCTATTGGTTATGGCTGATGTTCTCTATACCCGTTTTGGCAGAACCACAGCGCGACCCATTTCAGTTACCTTCGGCAATTTCCTGTGTTTTACCCGTTATTTCGCCCGCAGATTGGCAGCTAAAAGGCACGATTGGTGAAGCTGGTTCCCGCCATGGTTGGGTAGTCACGCCGCAAGGGCAGTGGCTCAAGTTGTTGCCGCAACAGATTTTGTTGGATAGCGTTTGGCAGGTGGCACATATCCAGGCTAGGCAACTTGAATTTGGCGTAGTTGGTGTAGAGCGTGCTTGCCCCCCAACCACGAGTGGCATTGTTCTGAAACTAGGTAAACCATAA
- the hofQ gene encoding DNA uptake porin HofQ: protein MKGYHWLLGLLLAIPFMVVSAVQQEKPISLEFHEAPVSLVLQALAEYQQLNLVAAEGVSGNLTLRLENVPWQQALAVVLRMGKLTMTLDGNVMLVFPEPDEQEQQRQQQALAQQLPLHNLTIMLQNAEAGEIAQSLDGQRGKLLTERGSVVVDKRINALLLRDTAQALAQLKAWVMEMDTPLEQVQLAAHIVTISSENLRELGVRWGLAADEKPQQSLRIDNFNIGLPVENGAITAGFHLARISGRILDLELSALEQENEVEIIASPRLLTAHQQTASIKQGTEIPYEVSSGTSGATSVEFKEAVLGMEVTPKILPNGRITLTLQISQNTPGRSIKQGAGETLAIDKQEIKTQVTVKTGETIVLGGIFQQQNVNGANKVPGVGDVPWLGSLFKHSSKQHKRRELVIFITPTLLKV from the coding sequence ATGAAAGGATATCATTGGTTGTTGGGGCTGCTGCTGGCAATTCCCTTCATGGTGGTGAGTGCAGTGCAACAGGAAAAACCGATTTCTCTGGAGTTTCATGAGGCTCCAGTCAGCCTGGTTTTACAGGCGCTGGCAGAATATCAGCAATTGAATTTGGTTGCCGCTGAAGGTGTCAGTGGCAATCTGACGCTGCGCTTGGAGAATGTGCCTTGGCAACAAGCACTGGCCGTGGTGTTACGTATGGGCAAACTGACGATGACCCTGGACGGTAATGTGATGCTGGTTTTTCCTGAACCGGATGAACAGGAACAACAGCGCCAACAACAGGCATTGGCGCAACAATTGCCACTGCACAATCTGACAATCATGCTGCAAAATGCCGAAGCCGGAGAAATTGCCCAGAGTCTGGATGGCCAACGCGGCAAACTGCTGACTGAACGCGGCAGTGTGGTGGTGGATAAACGCATCAATGCGTTATTACTGCGCGATACTGCGCAGGCTTTGGCTCAGTTGAAAGCCTGGGTGATGGAAATGGATACTCCACTGGAGCAGGTTCAACTGGCCGCGCATATTGTCACCATCAGCAGTGAAAACCTGCGGGAGCTTGGTGTGCGTTGGGGATTAGCAGCCGATGAAAAACCGCAACAGTCTTTGCGGATAGATAATTTCAACATTGGCTTACCGGTGGAGAACGGTGCAATCACGGCTGGTTTTCATCTGGCACGTATCAGTGGGCGCATTCTGGATCTGGAGCTATCGGCGCTGGAACAGGAAAATGAGGTGGAGATCATTGCCAGCCCACGTTTACTGACAGCCCACCAGCAAACCGCCAGTATCAAACAGGGAACGGAGATCCCTTATGAGGTTTCAAGCGGTACCAGTGGCGCTACGTCAGTGGAATTTAAAGAAGCTGTATTAGGGATGGAAGTCACGCCTAAAATTCTGCCAAACGGCCGCATTACTCTAACGCTACAAATCAGCCAGAACACGCCCGGTCGTTCGATCAAACAGGGGGCCGGAGAGACCTTGGCTATCGACAAACAGGAAATTAAAACGCAAGTGACGGTAAAAACCGGTGAAACTATTGTTTTGGGCGGTATATTTCAGCAGCAAAACGTGAACGGGGCCAATAAAGTTCCTGGCGTGGGAGACGTACCATGGCTGGGATCGTTGTTCAAACATAGCAGCAAACAACATAAACGACGCGAACTGGTGATTTTCATCACACCAACTCTGCTAAAAGTTTGA
- the aroK gene encoding shikimate kinase AroK, with product MAEKRNIFLVGPMGAGKSTIGRQLAQQLNMEFFDSDQEIERRTGADVGWVFDVEGEEGFRDREEKVINELTEKQGIVLATGGGSVKSRETRNRLSARGVVVYLETTIEKQLARTQRDKKRPLLQVDSPPREVLEALARERNPLYEEIADVTIRTDDQSAKVVANQIINMLESN from the coding sequence ATGGCAGAGAAACGCAATATCTTTCTGGTTGGGCCTATGGGTGCCGGCAAAAGCACTATTGGCCGTCAGTTAGCTCAGCAACTCAATATGGAGTTTTTTGACTCCGATCAAGAAATTGAGCGACGTACCGGAGCTGACGTGGGCTGGGTATTCGACGTGGAAGGGGAAGAAGGTTTCCGCGATCGTGAAGAAAAAGTCATTAATGAACTGACGGAAAAACAAGGAATTGTGCTGGCTACCGGCGGGGGCTCGGTTAAATCGCGTGAAACGCGTAACCGCCTGTCGGCGCGCGGTGTTGTGGTTTATCTGGAAACCACCATTGAGAAGCAGTTGGCCCGTACCCAGCGCGACAAGAAACGTCCGCTGTTACAGGTTGATTCTCCTCCGCGGGAAGTGCTGGAAGCGCTGGCTAGAGAGCGTAATCCGTTGTACGAAGAAATTGCAGATGTCACTATCCGCACTGATGACCAAAGCGCTAAAGTGGTTGCCAACCAGATTATCAACATGCTGGAAAGTAACTGA
- the aroB gene encoding 3-dehydroquinate synthase — protein sequence MERITVTLGERSYPITIAAGLFNDPVSFMPLKAGEQVMLVTNQTLAPLYLERVRKVLEQGGVVVDQVILPDGEQYKSLIVLEQVFSALLEKPHGRDTTLIALGGGVVGDLTGFAAACYQRGVRFIQVPTTLLSQVDSSVGGKTAVNHPLGKNMIGAFYQPAAVVVDLDCLRTLPARELSSGLAEVIKYGIILDRDFFVWLENNIDALMALDMKALAYCIRRCCELKAEVVAADERESGLRALLNLGHTYGHAIEAEMGYGVWLHGEAVAAGMVMAAQTARRLGQFTTEDVERIKALLLRAGLPVCGPQEMSPVAYLPHMMRDKKVLAGELRLVLPKAIGEAEVRGGVAHELVLAAITDCLPR from the coding sequence ATGGAGAGAATTACCGTAACGCTTGGGGAGCGCAGCTACCCGATTACCATAGCCGCCGGATTGTTTAACGATCCGGTTTCTTTTATGCCGCTGAAGGCGGGTGAACAGGTCATGCTGGTCACTAACCAAACCTTGGCTCCGCTGTATCTGGAGCGTGTCCGGAAGGTGTTGGAGCAGGGTGGTGTGGTGGTGGATCAGGTGATTTTGCCTGATGGCGAACAGTACAAATCTCTTATCGTACTTGAGCAAGTGTTCTCGGCCCTGTTGGAAAAACCACATGGTCGCGACACTACACTTATTGCTCTTGGCGGTGGTGTGGTGGGCGATCTTACCGGTTTTGCCGCAGCCTGCTATCAACGTGGAGTGCGTTTTATCCAGGTTCCAACCACATTGCTTTCGCAGGTGGATTCTTCTGTTGGTGGCAAGACAGCCGTCAATCATCCGCTCGGTAAAAATATGATCGGTGCTTTCTACCAGCCTGCTGCGGTGGTGGTGGATCTCGATTGTTTGCGGACTTTACCGGCGCGTGAACTTTCTTCTGGTTTGGCGGAAGTGATCAAATACGGGATCATTCTTGATCGTGATTTCTTCGTCTGGCTGGAAAACAATATTGATGCGTTGATGGCCTTGGATATGAAGGCGTTAGCGTACTGTATCCGCCGCTGCTGCGAGTTGAAGGCTGAAGTTGTCGCTGCCGATGAACGCGAAAGCGGCCTGCGGGCGCTGCTCAATCTGGGCCATACCTACGGCCATGCTATCGAAGCTGAAATGGGCTATGGTGTGTGGTTGCACGGCGAAGCCGTTGCGGCGGGTATGGTGATGGCTGCGCAAACCGCGCGCCGATTGGGCCAGTTCACTACCGAAGATGTCGAACGTATAAAAGCGTTGTTGTTGCGGGCGGGGTTGCCGGTCTGCGGCCCGCAGGAGATGTCACCGGTTGCCTATCTGCCACACATGATGCGTGATAAGAAAGTGCTGGCGGGGGAGTTGCGTCTGGTGTTACCGAAAGCGATTGGTGAAGCAGAAGTGCGCGGTGGTGTGGCCCATGAACTGGTGTTGGCTGCAATTACGGATTGCTTGCCGCGTTGA
- a CDS encoding SPOR domain-containing protein, whose amino-acid sequence MDEFKPEGDLRPDASDRRPSRARRTAATGPSFAVSRQHMMIGVGILVLLLLIIGIGSALKAPTQHEAAQQGASRDINLSGSSLLTANNNGVPGGTTDVHDNNGVGNAQSQQPQDISVPPISSTPTTAQPLPPPGGAQQRVELPGNMADALSSQQGQVDAVAQDMSNPAFGLPTAPATVMNGASVKEAARPARNATASPAQQSKTPVKAATKPTKPSPTTTTVYTPPASARSGVVSGNAGSITSAPGSHYTLQLSSASRSDTLNAFAKQQKLQSFTVYETKRDGKPWFVLVSGNYASSADAKRAIATLPADVQAKKPWARPVHQVQQELKK is encoded by the coding sequence ATGGACGAGTTTAAACCGGAAGGCGATCTCAGACCTGATGCCAGCGATCGCCGTCCTTCGCGAGCGCGCCGAACTGCGGCAACAGGGCCGAGTTTTGCCGTATCGCGCCAGCATATGATGATTGGTGTTGGCATTCTGGTTCTGCTGTTGTTGATCATTGGTATTGGCTCAGCGCTGAAGGCGCCAACCCAGCATGAGGCTGCACAACAGGGAGCAAGCCGCGATATTAACCTGTCGGGCTCTTCATTGCTGACCGCCAATAACAACGGTGTGCCGGGCGGTACTACTGATGTCCATGATAATAATGGTGTCGGTAATGCACAGTCTCAGCAGCCACAAGATATCAGCGTTCCGCCTATTTCCAGCACACCAACCACAGCACAACCGTTGCCCCCACCGGGTGGTGCGCAACAGCGGGTTGAGTTACCGGGCAATATGGCTGACGCATTGTCATCGCAACAAGGTCAGGTTGATGCGGTAGCACAAGATATGAGTAATCCGGCTTTCGGGTTGCCCACTGCGCCAGCAACCGTCATGAACGGTGCGAGTGTAAAAGAGGCAGCGCGCCCGGCGCGTAACGCCACGGCCTCACCGGCTCAGCAGAGTAAGACACCAGTAAAAGCGGCAACCAAGCCGACCAAGCCCTCTCCAACAACAACGACGGTTTATACTCCCCCCGCCTCTGCAAGAAGCGGTGTTGTGAGTGGTAACGCAGGTTCTATTACATCGGCCCCTGGCAGCCATTATACGCTGCAACTGAGCAGTGCATCTCGCTCCGATACCCTGAATGCTTTTGCCAAACAGCAGAAACTACAAAGTTTTACAGTGTATGAAACCAAGCGTGATGGTAAGCCATGGTTTGTGCTGGTAAGCGGTAATTATGCTTCTTCGGCGGATGCGAAACGTGCAATTGCTACGTTACCAGCGGATGTTCAGGCGAAAAAACCGTGGGCCCGGCCTGTACATCAGGTACAACAAGAACTGAAAAAGTAA
- the dam gene encoding adenine-specific DNA-methyltransferase, with product MKKNRAFLKWAGGKYPLVDEIRRHLPTGDCLIEPFVGAGSVFLNTEYDAYILADINSDLINLYNIVKLRTDDFVRDALVLFTDEFNNSDQFYLLREEFNTSNDVYRCALLFLYLNRHCYNGLCRYNLRGEFNVPFGRYKKPYFPEEELYWFAEKSRNATFVCEHYRDTMMKAARGAVVYCDPPYAPLSATANFTAYHTNSFSLADQQGLAKIAHQLSVENQVPVLISNHDTELTRDWYQHASLFVVKARRTISRNILGRGKVDELLALYR from the coding sequence ATGAAGAAAAACCGCGCTTTTTTAAAATGGGCTGGTGGGAAATACCCTCTGGTAGACGAAATTCGTCGTCATTTACCAACGGGAGATTGCTTAATCGAGCCCTTCGTGGGAGCGGGCTCCGTATTTCTGAACACGGAGTACGATGCCTATATTCTCGCCGATATCAATAGTGACCTTATCAACCTATATAACATTGTTAAGTTGCGTACGGATGATTTCGTACGTGATGCCCTGGTTCTTTTTACCGACGAATTCAATAACTCAGACCAGTTCTATCTGTTGCGTGAAGAGTTTAATACTAGCAACGATGTTTATCGCTGTGCGCTGCTGTTTCTCTATCTGAACCGCCACTGTTATAACGGACTATGCCGCTATAACTTGCGTGGTGAGTTTAACGTCCCGTTTGGGCGTTATAAAAAACCTTATTTTCCAGAAGAGGAATTGTACTGGTTTGCTGAAAAATCCCGCAATGCCACTTTTGTCTGTGAGCATTACCGCGATACCATGATGAAAGCGGCGCGTGGTGCCGTCGTGTATTGTGATCCACCTTATGCGCCACTTTCGGCAACGGCGAACTTTACCGCTTACCATACCAACAGTTTCAGTTTGGCCGATCAGCAAGGGCTGGCAAAGATAGCGCATCAGCTGTCGGTGGAAAACCAGGTACCGGTATTGATTTCTAATCATGATACCGAACTGACACGTGACTGGTATCAGCATGCTTCACTTTTTGTCGTGAAGGCACGCCGTACTATTAGCCGAAATATTCTTGGCCGCGGTAAAGTGGACGAACTTCTGGCACTGTA